A window of the Oncorhynchus masou masou isolate Uvic2021 chromosome 13, UVic_Omas_1.1, whole genome shotgun sequence genome harbors these coding sequences:
- the LOC135552358 gene encoding myelin basic protein-like isoform X2 produces the protein MATASTSGQSSFGLSRRKKAPGLMDQISTFFGGDKSKRGKGSFRGHATSPKPAPRRRANENAVMHFFRSLSVTASPRPKSRASPPHADATKSSYRCRRDQGTLSKIFNLW, from the exons ATGGCCACAGCGAGTACCTCAGGGCAAAGCTCATTTGGACTGAGCAGGAGGAAGAAGGCCCCTGGCCTGATGGATCAGATTAGCACGTTCTTTGGAGGTGACAAAAGTAAAAGGGGCAAG GGGTCCTTCCGGGGTCACGCCACCTCCCCAAAGCCAGCCCCTCGACGTCGGGCTAATGAGAATGCAGTAATGCATTTCTTCAGGAGCTTGAGC GTGACAGCCTCTCCACGTCCCAAGTCCAGG GCCTCGCCACCACATGCTGATGCCACAAAGTCATCTTACAGATGCCGCAGAGACCAAGGGACACTGTCCAAAATCTTCAACCTG TGGTGA
- the LOC135552358 gene encoding myelin basic protein-like isoform X1, whose product MATASTSGQSSFGLSRRKKAPGLMDQISTFFGGDKSKRGKGSFRGHATSPKPAPRRRANENAVMHFFRSLSVTASPRPKSRASPPHADATKSSYRCRRDQGTLSKIFNLETKSRLPPKRWSTIF is encoded by the exons ATGGCCACAGCGAGTACCTCAGGGCAAAGCTCATTTGGACTGAGCAGGAGGAAGAAGGCCCCTGGCCTGATGGATCAGATTAGCACGTTCTTTGGAGGTGACAAAAGTAAAAGGGGCAAG GGGTCCTTCCGGGGTCACGCCACCTCCCCAAAGCCAGCCCCTCGACGTCGGGCTAATGAGAATGCAGTAATGCATTTCTTCAGGAGCTTGAGC GTGACAGCCTCTCCACGTCCCAAGTCCAGG GCCTCGCCACCACATGCTGATGCCACAAAGTCATCTTACAGATGCCGCAGAGACCAAGGGACACTGTCCAAAATCTTCAACCTG GAGACCAAGTCCCGCCTTCCCCCCAAACGCTGGAGCACCATCTTCTGA
- the LOC135553338 gene encoding uncharacterized protein LOC135553338 gives MVSIQPGWRMPAQGAWSPVRLFDPEYPALALRTVSPVRLHSPVHPVPAPRRICRAKITTQPGRVVQALSSRPPVRLHEPVYPVPQPRTKPPVCLPSRVSPMPAPRTKLPVWLPSLASPVPAPRARPPVCLSTPVIINGTKPPVMIHGKKPPVMIHGKKPPVMIHGTEPPVMIHGTKPPVMMPCTKPPVVIHGTKPPVKSHGTKPPTKASSLESPETVSSPEPPETVSSPEPQRHPSVQSSQRHPSVRSPQRRPPVQSPQRRPPVWDPQRGHPVRGPQRGCPVRGPQRGSPHQRRHQSGVSHRWSRVYVLHQSRHRG, from the coding sequence atggtgagcatccagccaggttGGAGGATGCCAGCTCAGGGcgcctggtctccagtgcgtctcttcgACCCAGAATATCCTGCGCtggctctgcgcactgtgtctccggtacgtctgcacagcccagtgcatcctgtgccagcgccccgcCGCATTTGCAGGGCGAAGATAACCACCCAGCCCggacgggttgtgcaggctctaagctctagacctccagtgcgcctccacgaaccagtgtatccggtgcctcaGCCAAGGACaaagcctcctgtatgtctccccagccgtGTGAGTCCTATGCCTGCGCCCAGAACTAAGCTTCCTGTATGGCTCCCCAGCCTGgcgagtcctgtgcctgctcccagagccaggcctcctgtgtgtctctccactccagtgATTATcaatggcacaaagcctccagtgatgatccatggcaagaagcctccagtgatgatccatggcaagaagcctccagtgatgatccatggcacggagcctccagtgatgatccatggcacgaagccacCAGTGATGATGCCttgcacaaagcctccagtggtgatccatggcacgaagcctccagtgaagagtcatggcacgaagcctccaacgAAGGCCTCCAGTCTGGAGTCTCCagagacggtctccagtccggagcctccagagacggtctccagtccggagccccaGCGACATCCTTCAGTCCAGAGCAGCCAGCGACATCCTTCAGTCCGGAGCCCCCAGCGACGGCCTCCAGTCCAGAGCCCCCAGCGACGGCCTCCAGTCTGGGACCCGCAACGAGGGcacccagtccggggcccgcagcgagggtgcccagtccggggcccacaGAGAGGGTCTCCacaccagaggcgccaccaaagtggggtgagccaTAGGTGGAGCAGGGTCTATGTcctgcaccagagccgccaccgcggatag